From one Rosa rugosa chromosome 4, drRosRugo1.1, whole genome shotgun sequence genomic stretch:
- the LOC133745918 gene encoding reticulon-like protein B2, which translates to MADEHKEEVRAESLVEKIEEKIHGHHDSPAPEVVREKSGGVSPSSMKDKVYRIFGREKPVHHVIGGGKLADVFLWRDKKLSGGILGGATVMWVLFELLEYHLLTLVAHLLIVAIAAFFLWSNALTFINKSPPKIPDIQIPEKPFLQIVSAITFEINRALVVIRDIASGKDLKQFLSAIAGLWIVSILGKSYNFLTLVYIATVLLFSVPVFYEKYEDKIDPLAEKAMFEIKKQYAVFDAKVLSKIPRGALKNKKI; encoded by the exons ATGGCGGATGAGCATAAGGAGGAAGTGAGGGCGGAGTCGTTGGTGGAGAAGATCGAGGAGAAGATCCATGGCCACCACGATTCGCCGGCGCCGGAAGTCGTGCGCGAGAAGAGCGGCGGCGTTTCGCCGAGTTCGATGAAGGACAAGGTTTACAGGATCTTCGGCAGGGAAAAGCCTGTGCATCATGTCATTGGTGGTGGAAAGT TGGCTGATGTTTTCCTGTGGAGGGATAAGAAGCTGTCGGGAGGTATTCTTGGTGGAGCAACAGTGATGTGGGTTCTCTTTGAATTGCTTGAATACCACCTGCTCACTTTGGTCGCGCACCTCTTGATTGTTGCGATAGCAGCATTCTTCTTGTGGTCCAATGCTTTAACATTCATTAACAA GTCTCCACCCAAGATTCCAGATATTCAAATTCCAGAGAAGCCGTTTCTACAGATTGTCTCTGCAATTACATTTGAGATCAACCGGGCTCTTGTTGTCATCAGGGATATAGCTTCAGGGAAGGATCTGAAGCAGTTCCTCTCT GCGATTGCTGGTCTATGGATTGTGTCTATCTTGGGAAAGTCTTATAACTTCTTGACTCTGGTTTACATAG CAACTGTGTTGCTGTTCTCAGTGCCTGTGTTCTATGAGAAATATGAGGATAAGATCGACCCACTTGCAGAGAAGGCTATGTTTGAGATCAAGAAGCAGTATGCCGTATTTGATGCAAAGGTTCTAAGTAAGATTCCTAGGGGGGCattgaagaacaagaaaatataG
- the LOC133706696 gene encoding uncharacterized protein LOC133706696, with amino-acid sequence MAEALVAGAGLGAGFTVLYDVINKGMVGKFMQFKPLLAALRSTLDSIQPLIIRQIGEHNLKLDLPNEEIRELEKQMKEGEELICKLSKLRWWNRIKSRYTSQLVELDRSLKGLLKQVLMQQARDIKENLLVAKQTARQLVEFQEFNERLLRERTLLQEDARESQEKFLLALQNNGKKLVELQAVIEEMMKQQEARDVTNAVAAVEGNQLEEPNLMSIFKDLYEALQQLFNENSTYKPVLRSIKSTLDSLPPLIEVTENTIYLRVHESLKEILLEQDREQYRELKEKLKNVRMQMLEGVELFRNFSKHHPWNFCKKSHNAYKLIQWDESLQRHVKKLMEKKRSIKSNYF; translated from the exons ATGGCAGAGGCGCTAGTTGCAGGGGCTGGTCTAGGAGCAGGATTCACAGTGCTGTACGATGTGATTAATAAAGGAATGGTGGGCAAGTTTATGCAATTTAAACCCCTCCTAGCAGCTCTCCGATCGACGCTGGACTCTATACAACCGCTGATCATCCGACAGATAGGTGAGCATAACTTGAAACTGGATCTCCCAAACGAAGAGATACGTGAGCTTGAGAAACAAATGAAGGAAGGCGAAGAACTTATTTGCAAGTTGTCAAAGCTTCGGTGGTGGAACCGCATCAAGTCTCGCTACACCAGCCAACTTGTTGAGTTGGATAGGTCTCTTAAAGGGCTTTTGAAACAAGTACTTATGCAGCAAGCAAGGGATATTAAGGAGAACTTGCTCGTAGCCAAGCAAACCGCCAGACAACTTGTCGAATTCCAAGAGTTTAATGAAAGACTGTTAAGAGAGAGGACTTTGCTGCAAGAAGATGCGAGGGAATCACAGGAGAAGTTCCTATTGGCACTGCAAAACAACGGGAAAAAATTAGTTGAATTGCAAGCAGTAATAGAAGAAATGATGAAGCAGCAAGAAGCAAGAGATGTTACTAATGCAGTAGCAGCAGTAGAAG GGAATCAGCTTGAAGAGCCTAATCTGATGTCAATATTCAAGGATCTCTATGAAGCTCTTCAGCAGCTGTTCAACGAAAATAGCACATATAAACCTGTCCTCAGAAGCATCAAGTCTACTTTAGACTCTTTACCACCACTTATTGAAGTGACAGAAAACACAATCTATCTCCGAGTACACGAAAGTTTGAAGGAGATCCTATTGGAGCAGGATCGCGAGCAGTATCGGGAGCTGAAggagaaattgaaaaatgttAGAATGCAAATGCTAGAGGGCGTCGAGCTCTTCCGCAACTTCTCAAAACATCATCCATGGAACTTCTGCAAGAAGTCCCATAACGCGTACAAATTAATTCAATGGGATGAATCTCTTCAAAGacatgtaaaaaaattaatggaGAAGAAACGAAGCATCAAAAGTAATTATTTctga
- the LOC133742003 gene encoding aldehyde oxidase GLOX-like, protein MTTKFFLLSFSLLITAAAGAGGRWQVLQKSIGVSAMHMQLLRNDRVIMFDRTNFGKSNLSLPRGICRRNPNDTALKVDCTAHSVEYDVASNSFRPLMLFTDSWCSSGSVSPNGSLVQTGGWKDGQIRVRLFEPCSTCDWVEIESALTHPRWYATNHILPDGRIIIVGGRAQPNFEFFPKIKEGEGSITVPFLDETKDAVEDNLYPFVFLNVDGNLFIYANNRAILLNYVTGETVKTYPTITGGDPRSYPSTGSAVLLPLKVQNGTAEEAQVLVCGGAPLGSYNKAINKGIFLDALNTCARMTITDPNPRWTLETMPGPRVMADMTLLPDGNVLIINGASQGSAGWDLGRGPVLNPVLYKTENPAGTRFETMNPTSIPRMYHSTAVLLRDGRVLVGGSNPHKGYEFSSVLFPTELSVEAFYPEYLNAEFSDVRPTVRAPKSQQVVGYGQKVQIEFSISGKLAAQSLFASMISPSFSTHSFSMNQRSLLLPIDNVVSARNLTFQAQLTMPSDPNLAPSSYYLLFVVHQNIPSEATWIRIA, encoded by the coding sequence ATGACAACTAAATTCTTTCTGCTGTCGTTTTCCCTCTTGATCACCGCAGCTGCTGGCGCCGGCGGCCGATGGCAGGTATTGCAGAAAAGTATTGGGGTTTCAGCCATGCACATGCAGCTGCTGCGCAACGACCGAGTCATCATGTTCGACCGAACGAATTTCGGAAAATCAAATTTGTCGCTGCCGAGGGGAATCTGCCGGAGGAACCCGAATGACACCGCGTTGAAGGTCGACTGTACCGCACATTCGGTCGAGTACGACGTCGCGAGTAACTCTTTCCGACCGCTCATGCTGTTTACCGACTCCTGGTGCTCCTCTGGGTCAGTCAGCCCCAACGGCAGTCTCGTTCAGACTGGAGGGTGGAAGGATGGCCAGATAAGGGTGAGACTGTTTGAGCCATGCAGCACTTGTGATTGGGTGGAGATTGAGAGTGCGCTGACCCACCCAAGGTGGTATGCCACAAATCACATCCTGCCAGATGGCAGGATTATAATCGTTGGCGGACGCGCGCAACCAAACTTTGAATTTTTTCCGAAGATCAAGGAGGGGGAAGGCTCCATCACTGTGCCTTTCCTTGACGAAACGAAGGACGCCGTAGAGGACAATCTGTACCCTTTTGTTTTCCTCAACGTTGATGGCAATTTATTCATATATGCCAACAATCGAGCAATTCTTCTGAACTACGTTACCGGAGAAACTGTGAAGACTTATCCCACAATAACGGGTGGCGATCCGAGATCATACCCGAGCACCGGTTCGGCGGTCTTGCTCCCTTTGAAGGTTCAAAACGGTACTGCAGAGGAGGCGCAAGTTCTTGTCTGCGGCGGAGCTCCGTTAGGGTCTTACAATAAGGCTATCAACAAAGGAATTTTCTTGGATGCCTTGAACACTTGCGCTCGGATGACCATAACAGATCCCAATCCTCGGTGGACTTTGGAGACCATGCCTGGCCCTCGAGTCATGGCGGACATGACTTTGTTGCCTGACGGAAATGTTCTCATAATCAATGGGGCATCGCAAGGCTCAGCAGGCTGGGACTTGGGCCGAGGGCCGGTTTTAAACCCGGTTCTTTACAAAACGGAAAATCCCGCCGGTACTCGCTTTGAGACCATGAATCCAACGTCCATCCCACGCATGTACCACTCAACCGCTGTTCTCTTACGTGACGGTCGCGTGTTGGTCGGTGGGAGCAATCCACACAAAGGATATGAGTTTTCCTCCGTGCTCTTCCCAACGGAACTTTCCGTGGAAGCATTTTATCCAGAATATCTCAATGCTGAATTCTCCGATGTTCGTCCCACCGTCCGTGCACCCAAATCCCAACAAGTTGTTGGCTACGGGCAAAAGGTGCAGATTGAATTTTCTATATCCGGGAAACTAGCCGCGCAGTCCTTGTTCGCATCGATGATTTCTCCATCGTTTTCAACCCACTCGTTCTCCATGAACCAACGCTCACTACTTCTCCCCATCGACAATGTCGTATCAGCTCGTAATCTGACATTTCAAGCGCAGCTCACCATGCCAAGTGATCCTAACCTGGCTCCCTCGTCGTATTATCTGCTCTTTGTTGTTCATCAAAACATACCTAGTGAGGCCACTTGGATCCGCATTGCGTAA